Part of the Ornithinimicrobium flavum genome, CCAGCCCCAGCGCACGGCCGAGCAGCTGGTTGCCGAAGCAGATGCCGAAGAACGGTATGCGGCGCTCCAGCACCGTGCGCAACAGGTCGACCTCGTGGTCGGCCGTGGCCGGGTCACCCGGGCCGTTGGAGAAGAAGACCCCGTCCGGCTCCCGGGAGGCGAGCTCCTCGAAGGTCGTCGTGCTCGGCAGGACGTGCACCTCGATGCCGCGCCGGGCCATCAGCGCCGGCGTCATCCCCTTGATGCCGAGGTCGAGCGCCGCGACGCGGAAGCGGGTCGGGACGCCCTCGGGCGGGGACACGACGTACGGCTCGGCGGTGGTGACCTCGGCGGCCAGGGCGGCGCCGGTCATCGTCGGCGAGTCCCGCACCACCCCGAGCAGCTCCTCGACGGGGCGAGCGGCGTCGTCCCCGGAGAAGATGCCCACGCGCATGGCACCCTCGTCGCGCAGGTGTCGGGTGAGGGCGCGGGTGTCCACACCGCTGATCCCCACCACGCCGGCCGCCCGCAGGGCCTCGCCCAGGTCGCCCTGGGACCGCCAGTTGGACGGCCGCAGGGCCGGGTCGCGGACGACGAAGCCCGCCACCCAGATGCGGGAGCTCTCCATGTCGGTGGCGTTGACCCCGGTGTTGCCGATGTGCGGCGCCGTCATGACCACGACCTGCCGGTGGTAGGAGGGGTCGGTGAGGGTCTCCTGGTAGCCCGTCATCCCGGTGCTGAACACGGCCTCGCCCACGGTCCGGCCCACCGCGCCGTAGGCCTCGCCGCGGAAGGTGCGGCCGT contains:
- the carA gene encoding glutamine-hydrolyzing carbamoyl-phosphate synthase small subunit, which gives rise to MSVDGTIPAPRPAVLVLEDGRTFRGEAYGAVGRTVGEAVFSTGMTGYQETLTDPSYHRQVVVMTAPHIGNTGVNATDMESSRIWVAGFVVRDPALRPSNWRSQGDLGEALRAAGVVGISGVDTRALTRHLRDEGAMRVGIFSGDDAARPVEELLGVVRDSPTMTGAALAAEVTTAEPYVVSPPEGVPTRFRVAALDLGIKGMTPALMARRGIEVHVLPSTTTFEELASREPDGVFFSNGPGDPATADHEVDLLRTVLERRIPFFGICFGNQLLGRALGLETYKLTFGHRGINQPVLDRETGKVEVTSHNHGFAIAWPEGVATQDPAPTPYGPVRCSHIALNDDVVEGLSCQDVPAFSVQYHPEAAAGPHDAEYLFDRFVALLEDAQNTKEA